One Granulicella sp. 5B5 DNA window includes the following coding sequences:
- a CDS encoding DUF1801 domain-containing protein, with the protein MPVKKTIKHSPMEHPRHQYPQETAALQAIAQGCGLTEKIKWGKPCYTLGDKNIVLIQRFNDYIALMFFKGALLKDPGQLLSRIGEHMQAPASSASPAPKKSQS; encoded by the coding sequence ATGCCCGTCAAGAAAACCATTAAGCACTCCCCCATGGAGCACCCGCGCCACCAGTACCCGCAGGAGACCGCAGCCCTGCAAGCCATCGCCCAGGGCTGCGGCCTCACCGAAAAGATCAAGTGGGGCAAACCCTGCTACACCCTCGGCGACAAAAACATCGTCCTCATCCAGCGCTTCAACGACTACATCGCGCTCATGTTCTTCAAAGGCGCGCTGCTCAAGGACCCCGGCCAGCTTCTCTCCCGCATCGGCGAGCACATGCAGGCCCCCGCCAGCTCCGCTTCACCAGCACCAAAGAAATCACAAAGCTGA
- a CDS encoding low specificity L-threonine aldolase, producing the protein MTQQFASDNYAGICPEAWQAMAEANTGHASAYGNDPWTARASEAFRTLFDTQCEVFFAFNGTAANSLALASLCQSYHSVICADAAHVETDECGAPEFFSNGSKLLVAHTADGKLTPAHIEEIVAKRTDIHYPKPRVVTITQPTETGLVYTVDEVKAISAVCRQLGLSLHMDGSRFANACASLGCHPADITWKAGVDVLCFGGTKNGMAVSEAVLFFNPAQAVDFDYRCKQAGQLASKMRFLSAPWASMLENGAWLRNAEHANTCARALADRIQQVPGLELLGYPQANGVFIKLSEPQQEALRARGWQFYTFIGGGARFMFAWDSDPTRIDALVNDLTAVVAS; encoded by the coding sequence ATGACGCAGCAGTTCGCCAGCGACAACTACGCCGGAATTTGTCCCGAAGCCTGGCAGGCCATGGCCGAAGCCAACACCGGCCACGCCTCCGCCTACGGCAACGACCCTTGGACAGCCCGCGCCTCCGAAGCCTTCCGCACGCTCTTCGACACCCAGTGCGAAGTCTTCTTCGCCTTCAACGGCACCGCTGCCAACTCGCTCGCGCTCGCCTCGCTCTGCCAGTCCTACCACTCCGTCATCTGCGCCGACGCCGCCCACGTCGAAACCGACGAGTGCGGCGCCCCCGAGTTCTTCTCCAACGGCTCCAAGCTCCTCGTCGCCCACACCGCCGATGGCAAACTCACCCCCGCGCACATCGAAGAGATCGTCGCCAAGCGCACCGACATCCACTACCCCAAGCCGCGCGTCGTCACCATCACACAGCCCACCGAGACCGGCCTCGTCTACACCGTCGACGAAGTCAAAGCCATCTCCGCCGTCTGCCGCCAGCTCGGTCTCAGCCTCCACATGGACGGCTCCCGCTTCGCCAACGCCTGCGCCTCCCTTGGTTGCCACCCCGCCGACATCACTTGGAAGGCCGGCGTCGACGTCCTCTGCTTCGGCGGCACCAAAAACGGCATGGCCGTCTCCGAAGCCGTCCTCTTCTTCAACCCCGCCCAGGCAGTCGACTTCGACTACCGCTGCAAACAGGCCGGCCAGCTCGCCTCCAAGATGCGCTTCCTCTCCGCCCCGTGGGCCAGCATGCTCGAAAACGGCGCATGGCTCCGCAACGCCGAGCATGCCAACACCTGTGCGCGCGCCCTCGCCGACCGCATCCAGCAAGTCCCCGGCCTCGAGCTCCTCGGCTACCCGCAAGCTAACGGCGTCTTCATCAAGCTCTCCGAACCCCAGCAGGAAGCCCTCCGCGCCCGCGGCTGGCAGTTCTACACCTTCATCGGCGGCGGCGCCCGCTTCATGTTCGCCTGGGACTCCGACCCCACCCGCATCGATGCCCTCGTCAACGACCTCACCGCCGTTGTAGCCTCTTGA
- a CDS encoding helix-turn-helix transcriptional regulator: protein MAAEAKLSHTAAMILQAVSAGYIYGFGVMEMTGLASGTVYPAMRRLERDGLIRSHWEAQSIADAEQRPPRKYYKVTVAGKATLEASRRRYPLLAKLVPEQQEEQV from the coding sequence ATGGCGGCGGAAGCGAAACTCTCCCACACGGCGGCGATGATTCTTCAGGCGGTGAGCGCCGGGTATATCTACGGTTTTGGTGTGATGGAGATGACGGGGCTGGCGAGCGGCACGGTGTATCCGGCGATGCGGAGGCTGGAGCGCGATGGGCTGATCCGGTCGCACTGGGAGGCGCAGTCGATTGCGGATGCGGAACAGCGGCCGCCACGGAAGTATTACAAGGTGACAGTGGCGGGGAAGGCTACGCTGGAGGCTTCGCGGAGGCGGTATCCGCTGCTGGCGAAGCTGGTGCCGGAGCAGCAGGAGGAGCAGGTATGA
- a CDS encoding nuclear transport factor 2 family protein, translating into MTDQARPPVPPFTYETAVVKVRKAEDAWNSRNPEAVSLAYTVDSRWRNRSMFLKGRAEIVAFLTRKWEKELEYRLIKEIWAFADDRIAVRFAYEYHDAEGQWFRAYGNENWEFDADGLMAVRHASINDVAIAEHERLFHWPQGRRPDEHPGLGHLGL; encoded by the coding sequence ATGACAGATCAAGCTCGTCCGCCGGTGCCGCCGTTTACTTATGAGACGGCGGTGGTGAAGGTGAGGAAGGCTGAGGATGCGTGGAACTCGCGGAATCCGGAGGCGGTGTCGCTGGCGTATACGGTGGACTCGCGGTGGCGGAACCGGTCGATGTTTTTGAAGGGGCGCGCGGAGATTGTGGCGTTCCTGACGCGGAAGTGGGAGAAAGAGCTGGAGTATCGGCTGATCAAAGAGATCTGGGCGTTTGCGGATGACCGCATTGCGGTGCGGTTTGCGTATGAGTATCACGATGCCGAGGGGCAGTGGTTTCGTGCGTATGGGAATGAGAACTGGGAGTTCGATGCGGATGGGCTGATGGCCGTGCGGCATGCGAGCATCAACGATGTGGCGATTGCGGAGCACGAGCGGTTGTTTCATTGGCCGCAAGGGCGGCGCCCGGATGAGCATCCGGGGTTGGGGCACCTGGGGCTGTAG
- a CDS encoding carboxypeptidase regulatory-like domain-containing protein — MRVTKLSRRLSSLCACLLLSLLTVASAHAQQTGSLHGAVLDPSGAAIPDAAITFTGSGHVATTHSGSDGEYSIHGLSAGLYTVTVQAKGFTLAPNTSVNVVAGQFRQLNITLAIEVEQQNVQVTTQTNGVSVNPDENSGALVIKGSDLDALSDDPDQLQNELQALAGPAAGPNGGQIYIDGFSGGQLPPKSSIREIRVNQNPFSAEFDHIGYGRIEILTKPGSDKFGGHITSLATDSSLNTNNALVPNTPPYYLYFLQGDVNGPLTKHSSYFLSVFNLNRQTQAVIDATDPTNTANMIQQFYLTPSSVFSFNPRVDFQLGSANTLSIRDAFNRNSSSGNGVGGLSLQSQASNSINYENALQVSDTIVINSHLINETHFQWRRVRNNQTPIDTSTTQTVQGAFITGGANSGTLSDHQDIFELQNYSTATAGKHTIRFGARLRSYRDANESTSGQNGNCIYQLASQYQPASTAPGSAPCGGSPSQYLVTQIQNPLARALLFDAGLFYQDDWRKTPGLTISYGLRYEAQNRIHDHADFGPRLAIAWAPRYNSKTPPKTVFRVGYGWFYDRFTVPNSFSSATGTPYVIQTIHQNGINQQTSITNYTGGAGAPIPSISTIDSHFRAALSMQGGIGVDHAIGKHTTSNVTYLFTRGVHQYFTDVVTAPSFDISNYTITGPTPTVYNNQFQSGGVFNENQIIATIGSRFKKFSVNANYTYSDAKSDTAGVNSVPSVAQNPGLDYGRASFGITNRIFVLGTYNAPHGIIFAPLLAAQSGTPYNITIGNDLTGNNQFNARPTYGTCGAAGVVTTPYGCLDSDPTGKTEPLVPYNLGTGPANVAFHMRISKAIGIGPRIKTEKGPQGFNGGGGVQGRGLSGSQQQFKLDASVPRRYNLTFIVGALNIFNIANRGTPNGVINSPLFGKTQTLASGPFGLPAPGNRDIFMQALFTF, encoded by the coding sequence ATGCGTGTGACCAAGCTCTCGCGCCGTCTCTCTTCCCTTTGCGCCTGCCTGCTTCTCTCGCTTCTCACCGTTGCGTCCGCTCATGCGCAGCAGACAGGCAGCCTCCACGGCGCGGTCCTCGACCCCAGCGGCGCCGCCATTCCCGACGCCGCCATCACCTTCACCGGCAGCGGCCACGTAGCCACCACGCACTCCGGCTCCGACGGCGAGTACAGCATCCACGGCCTCAGTGCCGGCCTCTACACCGTCACCGTGCAGGCCAAAGGCTTCACGCTCGCACCCAACACCAGCGTCAACGTCGTCGCGGGCCAGTTCCGCCAGCTCAACATCACGCTCGCCATCGAGGTCGAGCAGCAGAACGTCCAGGTCACCACCCAAACCAACGGCGTCAGCGTCAACCCTGACGAAAACTCCGGCGCGCTCGTCATCAAAGGCAGCGACCTCGACGCGCTCTCCGACGACCCCGACCAGCTCCAGAACGAGCTTCAGGCCCTCGCCGGCCCCGCCGCCGGCCCCAACGGCGGCCAGATCTACATCGACGGCTTCTCCGGCGGCCAGCTTCCACCCAAGTCTTCCATCCGCGAGATCCGAGTCAACCAGAACCCCTTCTCCGCCGAGTTCGATCACATCGGCTACGGCCGCATCGAGATCCTCACCAAGCCCGGCTCCGACAAGTTCGGCGGCCACATCACCTCGCTCGCCACCGACTCCTCGCTCAATACCAACAACGCCCTCGTCCCCAACACCCCGCCCTACTACCTCTACTTCCTCCAGGGCGACGTCAACGGCCCGCTCACCAAGCACTCCTCCTACTTCCTCAGCGTCTTCAACCTCAACCGCCAAACCCAGGCCGTTATCGACGCCACCGACCCCACCAACACCGCCAACATGATCCAGCAGTTCTACCTCACACCGTCCTCCGTCTTCTCCTTCAACCCGCGCGTCGACTTCCAACTCGGCAGTGCCAACACGCTCTCCATCCGCGACGCCTTCAATCGCAACTCCTCCTCCGGCAACGGCGTCGGCGGCCTCAGCCTCCAGAGCCAGGCCAGCAACTCCATCAACTACGAGAACGCCCTCCAGGTCAGCGACACCATCGTCATCAACTCGCACCTCATCAACGAGACCCACTTCCAGTGGCGTCGCGTCCGCAATAACCAGACCCCCATCGACACCTCCACCACCCAGACCGTGCAGGGCGCCTTCATCACCGGCGGCGCCAACTCCGGCACCTTGAGCGACCATCAGGACATCTTCGAGCTCCAGAACTACTCCACCGCCACCGCCGGCAAACACACCATCCGCTTCGGCGCACGCCTGCGCTCCTACCGCGACGCCAACGAGTCCACCTCCGGCCAGAACGGCAACTGCATCTACCAGCTCGCCTCGCAGTATCAGCCAGCAAGCACTGCTCCTGGGAGCGCCCCCTGCGGCGGCTCGCCCTCCCAGTACCTCGTCACGCAGATCCAGAACCCTCTCGCCCGCGCTCTCCTCTTCGACGCCGGACTCTTCTATCAGGACGACTGGCGCAAGACCCCCGGCCTCACCATCAGCTACGGCCTCCGCTACGAAGCCCAGAACCGCATCCACGACCACGCCGACTTCGGCCCCCGCCTCGCCATCGCCTGGGCCCCCAGGTACAACAGCAAGACCCCGCCCAAGACCGTCTTCCGCGTCGGCTACGGCTGGTTCTACGACCGCTTCACCGTGCCCAACTCCTTCAGCTCCGCCACCGGCACGCCCTACGTCATCCAGACCATCCACCAGAACGGCATCAACCAGCAGACCTCCATCACCAACTACACCGGCGGCGCCGGCGCGCCCATCCCCAGCATCTCCACCATCGACTCCCACTTCCGCGCCGCGCTCAGCATGCAGGGGGGCATCGGCGTAGACCACGCCATCGGCAAGCACACCACCTCCAACGTCACCTACCTCTTCACCCGCGGCGTCCACCAGTACTTTACCGATGTCGTCACCGCGCCCTCCTTCGACATCAGCAACTACACCATCACCGGACCCACGCCCACCGTCTACAACAACCAGTTCCAGTCCGGCGGCGTCTTTAACGAAAATCAGATCATCGCCACCATCGGCAGCCGTTTCAAAAAGTTCTCCGTCAACGCCAACTACACCTACAGCGACGCCAAATCCGACACCGCCGGCGTCAACTCCGTCCCCTCCGTCGCGCAAAACCCCGGCCTCGACTACGGCCGCGCCAGCTTCGGCATCACTAACCGCATCTTCGTCCTCGGCACCTACAACGCGCCGCACGGCATCATCTTCGCGCCACTCCTCGCCGCGCAATCCGGCACGCCCTACAACATCACCATCGGCAACGACCTCACCGGCAACAACCAGTTCAACGCACGCCCCACCTACGGCACCTGCGGCGCCGCCGGCGTCGTCACCACTCCATACGGCTGCCTCGATAGCGACCCCACAGGCAAAACCGAACCTCTCGTTCCCTACAACCTCGGCACCGGCCCCGCCAACGTCGCCTTCCACATGCGCATCAGCAAAGCTATCGGCATAGGCCCGCGCATCAAGACCGAAAAAGGCCCCCAGGGCTTCAACGGCGGTGGTGGCGTCCAGGGCCGCGGCCTCAGCGGCAGCCAGCAGCAGTTCAAGCTCGACGCCTCCGTACCCCGCCGCTACAACCTCACCTTCATCGTCGGCGCTCTCAACATCTTCAACATCGCCAACCGAGGCACACCTAACGGCGTCATCAACTCACCCCTCTTCGGCAAAACCCAGACACTCGCCTCCGGCCCCTTCGGTCTGCCCGCCCCCGGCAACCGCGACATCTTCATGCAGGCCCTCTTCACCTTCTGA
- a CDS encoding TonB-dependent receptor: MLRLRWLVLIALFAVTFSALRAQTFRGALSGTVVDVQGAVIPGASIQLKNPATATVVDSKSNKDGEFNFPELPPGVYQLTVSFQGFQTQKIDNIEVNVSKVANVKVSMNVGTEATVVDVAANAVSVDTTTSSLVSVVNTRQVADMPINGRDFTQMVKFTPGDNLSGSVNGQRTTSINYQIDGTDNVDAYLGIVASNQGGIASVPGGLVPIEAIDQFSMQSNAEADMGRNAGANQNMVLKSGTNQIHGDVFFYNRNEFFAAISPVAPVGARKPPIRNNQFGFTLGGPLWKDHTFLFLAGEIQLASAGNSTTDTVLNDAWIADAGKFLQAYGISYPQTTLQNGATTTGNPLSIALYNTLYPRVANSTGAVTNNWFATSPDKYNSYNGVIKLDHHFSQNESLSIRYLGTTGQQTAVTGSYYPEFFQTAPMHIHNFSVIQTSIIKPNLLNQVQLGTNFFLQTFNDADQNFNPGAADGLTLGLTGIIAAGSPTIAISGFDEVGATQPSGRTDVTGQVVDSLRWTLGKHSLRFGGEYRHANVNLLYFSNSRGTFTFDGTRGPWAKETTADNTNCNAAFGVTTGCTTQMIALADYLNGQPSNSSTSKLLQGNAERVYLLNTYDFWAQDDFTVTPKLTVNYGVRWSLPGHVYDAKNDLSSFVPGKGFVTPLYNNYYGAFAPRVGFAYSPLSNNKLAIRGAWGLYYDVPGMTNMVSGYTGNGGDSYTQNNPSGPDPAYTLAISNFTWAQNVNPFTGAALPQLGAMGVQPNYRIQYSMNTSLNIEQQLTNSTLFTIGYVGTQGRRLAMLYDLNQPINYNFTTKSYIRPYDSTLSFPGQTVTTGQPFAGINQVTSGASANYNSLQAVLRQSLKHGFSITANYTWAHSMDDASSDVTPMNSHNIHQDYGPSTFDIRNTLTGFASYQLPKFTSFAPRLTQGYQFNALFDYNTGTPLSVLVGKDYSLTDEQHDRVSIVQGVNPYVGNTTITASTSRAYQYLAKAAYAYPVAGVSSPTTFGVYGNEQRDGGGRGPKFGTMDFSMFKHTPITERVNSEFRVEIFNIFNQRNFANPSITNLGSGTFGEITQTKNGSGAPGLGYGEPFNIQFAFKISF; encoded by the coding sequence ATGCTTCGTCTTCGCTGGCTTGTTCTCATCGCTTTGTTCGCAGTCACATTCTCCGCGTTGCGAGCGCAAACCTTTCGAGGGGCACTCTCTGGCACGGTCGTTGACGTCCAGGGTGCTGTCATCCCCGGTGCTTCTATACAACTAAAGAACCCTGCCACTGCCACCGTTGTTGATAGCAAGTCCAACAAGGACGGCGAGTTCAACTTCCCGGAGCTCCCTCCCGGCGTCTACCAGCTTACGGTCTCCTTCCAGGGCTTCCAGACGCAGAAGATTGACAACATCGAGGTCAACGTCTCCAAGGTCGCCAACGTCAAGGTGTCGATGAACGTCGGCACGGAAGCCACAGTCGTCGACGTCGCTGCCAACGCCGTATCGGTCGACACCACGACCAGCTCACTTGTCTCGGTCGTCAATACCAGGCAGGTCGCCGACATGCCCATCAACGGCCGCGACTTCACCCAGATGGTCAAGTTCACGCCTGGTGACAACCTCAGCGGCTCCGTTAACGGCCAGCGCACCACTTCCATCAACTACCAGATCGACGGTACCGACAACGTCGATGCGTACCTCGGCATCGTTGCTTCCAACCAGGGCGGCATCGCCAGTGTCCCCGGCGGGCTCGTTCCCATTGAGGCAATCGATCAGTTCTCCATGCAGAGCAACGCCGAAGCCGACATGGGTCGCAACGCCGGTGCCAACCAGAACATGGTGCTCAAGTCCGGTACCAACCAGATCCACGGCGACGTCTTCTTCTATAACCGCAACGAATTTTTTGCAGCCATCTCGCCCGTCGCCCCCGTGGGCGCGCGCAAGCCGCCTATCCGCAACAACCAGTTCGGCTTCACTCTCGGCGGCCCGCTTTGGAAGGACCATACCTTCCTCTTCCTGGCCGGCGAGATTCAGCTTGCCTCCGCAGGCAACTCCACCACCGACACCGTTCTCAATGACGCCTGGATCGCCGACGCCGGCAAGTTCCTCCAAGCCTACGGCATCAGCTATCCGCAGACCACTCTTCAGAACGGTGCCACCACTACCGGTAACCCTCTCAGCATCGCGCTTTATAACACCCTCTATCCCCGCGTAGCAAACTCCACTGGCGCCGTCACCAACAACTGGTTCGCAACCTCGCCCGATAAGTACAACAGTTACAACGGTGTGATTAAGCTGGACCACCACTTTAGCCAGAATGAATCGCTCTCCATCCGTTATCTCGGCACCACCGGTCAGCAGACCGCCGTCACCGGCTCCTACTACCCGGAGTTCTTCCAGACGGCACCCATGCACATCCACAACTTCTCCGTCATTCAGACCTCCATCATCAAGCCGAACCTGCTCAACCAGGTTCAGCTGGGCACCAACTTCTTCCTGCAGACCTTCAACGACGCCGACCAGAACTTCAACCCAGGCGCTGCGGACGGCCTAACCCTCGGCTTGACCGGCATCATCGCAGCCGGCTCTCCCACCATCGCTATCTCCGGCTTTGACGAAGTCGGTGCAACTCAGCCATCCGGTCGTACCGATGTAACAGGCCAGGTCGTCGACTCGCTGCGCTGGACGCTCGGTAAGCACTCTCTCCGCTTCGGCGGCGAGTATCGTCACGCCAACGTGAACTTGCTTTACTTCTCCAACTCCCGCGGCACTTTCACCTTTGATGGCACTCGCGGCCCCTGGGCGAAAGAGACCACCGCCGATAACACCAACTGCAACGCTGCCTTTGGCGTCACGACCGGTTGCACCACGCAGATGATCGCACTTGCCGATTATCTGAACGGTCAGCCCTCCAACTCTTCTACGTCCAAGCTGCTGCAAGGTAATGCGGAGCGTGTCTATCTGCTCAATACCTACGACTTCTGGGCGCAGGACGACTTCACTGTCACCCCCAAGCTCACAGTCAACTACGGCGTTCGCTGGAGCCTTCCCGGCCACGTCTACGATGCCAAGAACGATCTCTCCAGCTTCGTCCCCGGCAAGGGATTCGTAACTCCTCTCTACAACAACTACTACGGCGCGTTCGCTCCTCGCGTTGGCTTCGCCTACTCACCCTTGTCAAACAACAAACTCGCCATCCGCGGTGCATGGGGTCTCTACTACGACGTCCCGGGCATGACCAACATGGTCAGCGGTTACACCGGCAATGGTGGCGACTCTTATACGCAGAACAACCCCTCCGGACCTGACCCCGCTTACACGCTTGCCATCTCCAACTTCACCTGGGCACAGAACGTCAATCCCTTCACCGGCGCCGCTCTGCCGCAACTCGGTGCCATGGGCGTGCAGCCCAACTACCGCATCCAGTACTCGATGAACACCAGCCTCAACATCGAGCAGCAGCTAACGAACTCGACCCTCTTCACCATCGGCTACGTCGGCACGCAGGGCCGCCGTCTTGCGATGCTCTACGATCTCAATCAGCCGATCAACTACAACTTCACGACCAAGAGCTACATTCGCCCCTACGATTCCACGCTCTCGTTCCCAGGACAAACCGTCACCACCGGCCAACCCTTCGCCGGCATCAATCAGGTGACATCTGGTGCAAGCGCCAACTACAACTCGCTGCAGGCAGTGTTGCGTCAGTCCCTCAAGCACGGCTTCTCCATCACCGCCAACTACACGTGGGCTCACTCTATGGACGATGCATCTTCCGATGTAACGCCTATGAACAGCCATAACATCCACCAGGACTACGGCCCCAGCACCTTCGACATCCGCAACACTCTCACGGGCTTCGCGTCGTACCAGCTGCCGAAGTTCACCAGCTTCGCGCCGCGTCTGACTCAGGGCTATCAGTTCAACGCCCTGTTTGACTACAACACTGGCACACCGCTCAGTGTCCTCGTTGGTAAAGATTACAGCCTCACCGACGAGCAGCATGACCGCGTCAGCATCGTACAAGGCGTCAATCCGTATGTTGGCAATACGACCATCACCGCCAGCACCTCTCGGGCATATCAGTACCTGGCCAAGGCTGCATACGCTTACCCCGTCGCCGGCGTATCCTCACCGACCACCTTTGGTGTCTACGGCAACGAGCAGCGTGATGGCGGTGGCCGTGGTCCGAAGTTCGGCACCATGGACTTCTCGATGTTCAAGCACACACCCATCACCGAGCGTGTCAACAGCGAGTTCCGCGTCGAGATCTTCAACATCTTCAACCAGCGCAACTTTGCCAATCCCTCGATCACCAACCTGGGCAGTGGCACCTTTGGCGAGATCACTCAGACCAAAAACGGCTCTGGCGCTCCTGGCCTCGGTTACGGCGAACCCTTCAACATTCAGTTCGCCTTCAAAATCTCCTTCTAA
- a CDS encoding ABC transporter ATP-binding protein: MLEVKGLTKRYRGIPAIQDVSFRIQPGEIVGYVGPNGSGKSTTVKIVTGLLEPNQGQVLFNGSSIHRDIAAYRAAFGYVPEEAQIYTHLSGLEYLQLVGRLRNMPEPLIEQKANRLLSLLGLESWRHSPISLYSKGMKQRVLIAASLIHDPQLLIFDEPLSGLDVVSARLFKDLIQQLALQGKAILYISHVLEVVELVCHRVIVIAKGKILADAPPADLKSSLQLANLESVFAQLVQQQDTQTIARDLVETMAAHHA; encoded by the coding sequence ATGCTCGAAGTCAAAGGGCTCACAAAACGTTACCGAGGCATCCCCGCCATCCAGGATGTCAGCTTCCGCATCCAACCCGGCGAGATCGTCGGCTACGTCGGCCCCAACGGCTCCGGCAAATCCACCACGGTCAAAATCGTCACCGGCCTGCTCGAACCCAACCAGGGCCAGGTCCTCTTCAACGGCAGCAGCATCCACCGCGACATCGCCGCCTACCGCGCCGCCTTCGGTTACGTCCCCGAAGAGGCCCAGATCTATACCCACCTCTCCGGCCTCGAATACCTTCAGCTCGTCGGCCGCCTGCGCAACATGCCCGAGCCGCTCATCGAGCAGAAAGCCAACCGCCTGCTCTCGCTCCTCGGCCTCGAGTCCTGGCGTCACTCCCCCATCTCGCTCTACTCCAAGGGCATGAAGCAGCGTGTCCTCATCGCCGCCTCACTCATCCACGACCCCCAGCTCCTCATCTTCGACGAGCCGCTCTCCGGCCTCGACGTCGTCTCCGCGCGCCTCTTCAAAGACCTCATCCAGCAGCTCGCGCTCCAAGGCAAGGCGATCCTCTACATCTCGCACGTGCTCGAGGTCGTCGAACTCGTCTGCCACCGCGTCATCGTCATCGCCAAAGGCAAAATCCTCGCCGACGCCCCACCCGCCGACCTCAAATCCTCGCTGCAACTCGCCAACCTCGAAAGCGTCTTCGCCCAGCTAGTCCAGCAGCAGGACACCCAAACCATCGCCCGCGACCTCGTCGAAACCATGGCGGCACACCATGCCTAA
- a CDS encoding DeoR/GlpR family DNA-binding transcription regulator, with the protein MAARHDRAKQILHLLLQKGSGSIEELSTAVGASPASVRRDLIHLEERGLVNRTHGGAEVAGKLNYEPFRFDAAFPLREERFADEKRRIGLAAADLVEKGDVIALSPGTTTTQLARSLRHREDIHIVTSAVNIGMELSSLPNLKVTLTGGAVRWPGSFSMVGATAFDALQRLFFDKFFIGATGIHPEYGITVIESDEALILSEMVRHSKQVIAVADSSKLGQVSAMRVCSAEEVDVIITDDGANPVAVEAFRNRKTRIILT; encoded by the coding sequence ATGGCCGCCAGACACGACCGCGCGAAACAAATTCTCCATCTGCTTCTGCAAAAGGGCAGTGGCAGCATTGAAGAGCTCTCCACCGCCGTCGGCGCGTCACCGGCAAGCGTCCGCCGAGACCTCATCCACCTCGAAGAACGCGGCCTCGTCAACCGCACCCATGGCGGGGCCGAGGTCGCCGGCAAGCTCAACTACGAGCCCTTCCGCTTCGACGCCGCCTTCCCGCTCCGCGAAGAGCGTTTCGCCGACGAGAAGCGCCGCATCGGCCTCGCCGCCGCCGACCTCGTCGAAAAGGGCGACGTCATCGCACTCTCCCCCGGCACCACTACCACGCAGCTCGCGCGCAGCCTCCGCCATCGCGAAGACATCCACATCGTCACCAGCGCGGTCAACATCGGCATGGAGCTCTCCAGCCTGCCCAACCTCAAGGTCACGCTCACCGGCGGTGCCGTCCGCTGGCCCGGCTCGTTTTCCATGGTCGGCGCCACCGCATTCGACGCTCTCCAGCGCCTCTTCTTCGACAAGTTCTTCATCGGCGCCACCGGCATCCACCCCGAGTACGGCATCACCGTCATCGAGTCCGACGAGGCCCTCATCCTCTCCGAGATGGTCCGCCACTCCAAGCAGGTCATCGCCGTCGCCGACTCCAGCAAACTCGGCCAGGTCAGCGCCATGCGCGTCTGTTCTGCCGAAGAAGTCGATGTCATCATCACCGACGACGGCGCCAACCCCGTCGCCGTCGAAGCCTTCCGCAACCGCAAGACCCGCATCATCCTCACCTGA